A single region of the Amphiprion ocellaris isolate individual 3 ecotype Okinawa chromosome 4, ASM2253959v1, whole genome shotgun sequence genome encodes:
- the fgfbp1b gene encoding fibroblast growth factor-binding protein 1 has translation MLLLRTVAPCLLLSFLGQQVSLCSGARSADKQTGKAQRSDNNGAASGRGKFSTRDKMQCTWSATVVGDAVKLPVRCENLEARIKGGVTDLQCEYNAKPATCPGYLSDPRGFWKQVARAFKRLQSKVCRDERALVRAGMCKRAPKDAHFKLDISTSVVAAQSGGPEPAPPRPPRPTLPTTTGNGTGPTSCTKRADHHKTAVEYCSSSWASVCSFFLSMLQSEDC, from the coding sequence ATGTTGCTGCTGAGGACTGTAGCTCCCTGCTTGCTGCTGTCTTTCCTCGGGCAGCAGGTCTCTCTCTGCTCCGGTGCGCGATCAGCGGACAAGCAGACCGGCAAAGCGCAGCGGAGCGACAACAACGGCGCAGCGTCCGGCCGAGGGAAGTTCTCCACCAGGGACAAGATGCAGTGCACGTGGAGCGCGACAGTCGTAGGGGATGCGGTGAAGCTGCCGGTCAGGTGCGAGAACCTGGAGGCGCGCATCAAAGGCGGGGTCACAGATCTGCAATGTGAGTACAACGCCAAACCGGCGACGTGTCCCGGTTACCTGTCCGACCCCCGGGGCTTCTGGAAGCAGGTGGCCCGCGCGTTCAAGAGGCTCCAGAGTAAAGTGTGCAGGGACGAGCGCGCGCTGGTGAGGGCCGGGATGTGCAAGCGCGCTCCAAAGGACGCGCACTTCAAGCTGGACATATCAACCTCCGTGGTCGCCGCTCAGTCCGGAGGACCGGAGCCTGCCCCGCCGCGGCCACCCCGCCCCACCCTCCCCACCACCACCGGCAACGGCACCGGGCCCACATCCTGCACGAAGCGCGCGGACCACCACAAAACGGCCGTAGAGTACTGCAGCAGCTCGTGGGCGAGTGTGTGTTCCTTCTTCCTGTCTATGCTCCAAAGCGAGGACTGCTAG